A window of Halostagnicola kamekurae genomic DNA:
ATCTGAAGATGAATCCAAGCTGAACTTGGGGTGTTCTTTCTCGAGTTCGGTGATAAACTTCTCCACCTGGATATCGGGCTTGACGGTGTCAGCACCGGATATCATCCGCAAGTACTGGAACGTGGCAGGTCCGATCCCGTGAACGGCTCCAACCGGATCGGAGCGGTACTGTTCTGGATCAGCGCTCTCTGCCCATGTTTGAAGCAGACCTAAGCCGTTTGCATTAGGTTCTGCGTCTTCGAGCAACGCGGATGGGATGTCGTAGACGATATTTGGATGGCCAATTGTGAAACTCTCAGTGAATTCGGGGTCGTGTTCCAACGCCGCGAGATCTGCCAGTGACTGTACTTTCCCCGATTCGATGAACTGCTCGCGAAAGGCTTTGACGTTCGGTTTAACGATGTTTTTGTAATTTAGTCCAGTAGCAGAGCCGGCTGCGTCCGCGATAAGCACTTTTGGATCCGAACCGGTCCAGCGGTCGAGATTTTGGAATTTAGCTGCGTACTCCCGATACTGGGGGATATCATCGGCGTATTTATCGAGAACTCGTTGTACGATTTCGTTGATGGAAGTTGGGTCTGACATTCAAAGCACCTCAGAACCTGACTTTCAGGTCTCGACTACATCTTTAGACTACAGTACCATAAATGTATTTACTAACTTAGAATGGTTAGCTTCTTTCTCGAATTTAGTATCACCCGTAGATACGATGTAGGAGAATAGTATAGGCTGAATTAATCCCGATTCCGCTATCGAAGTAATTTCACTGATTCTACTGCGTTAGATTGAATAGTATCCGACCGAGAGATGGAACCGATGAATATCGTCGACCGGGTGCAAATTGCACCGCTCGGTTACGAGAAAGCTCGTGTAAAAGAACCGATCTACCAATTCAACGCTGACAAGGTAGTGCTGATCCGTCAGGACAGTAGTACTGACTACGAGACGGATTACCAACGTGATCTCATTTCCGAGTTAGAGGATAACGACCGGATCGAACTTGACACCTTGGAGTGTGACTTTTTCGATCTCGAGAGTTCGCTACGTGTACTCACGAGTGCGATCCGTGAACATGAAGATCACGACGTCTATGTGAACGCCTCGACCGGAAGCAAAATCACTGCTATCGCAGCAGTGATTGCTTGCCAAAATCTGGGCGCCACGCCGTTCTACGTCCGTCCCGAGTACCGTAATGACGACGGACATCTTGAGCCGCCAGAAGAGCCGCTCGTGAGTGAGGTAGGTGAAATCACAGACATACCGGTTTTCAGTCTCCAGAGCCCTTCTATGAACCAGTTGCTGGTACTCTCATACCTCGCTGAAGAAGATGGAGCCACCAAGAAAGAACTGATAGAGTTTGGCAAGTCACAAGAGTTCGATTTTATCGTCAATTCGAAAACGACGTCCGAAGAGGGCCTGTATAAACTCCTCGAGACGCATATCATTGATCCATTGCAGTCTAAGTCATTTATCTCTGTGAAGAAAGACGGGCGGACGAAACGAGTGTATCTCGCTGATCATGGGAAAGAAGCACTTCAGATATTCCAACCCGAGTGACTCACAGGCTAGACTAACCAGCAAATCACACAACGACTAACCTAAGACAGAAGATGACAGAATACGAGGATCCCTACAACCTGCACCGGTTTGTCGAGGCCCAGGACTCCGTAATAGAGGATGTCAAGGAAGAACTCCGCTCGGGACACAAACGTACTCACTGGATGTGGTACGTTTTTCCCCAGATAGAGGGACTTGGCCGCAGTCAGATGGCACAGCGCTATGCGATATCGTCACGAGACGAAGCTGAAGCATATCTGGCCCATCCGAAACTTGGTCCACGACTGCGTGAATGCACAGAGATCGTAAACAACGTCGAGGGACGCTCTGCGAACGACATATTCGGATCCCCGGACGACCTAAAATTCCGTTCCTCCATGACACTCTTCGATATGGTCGCCGATAATCCGGCCCCATTCAGAACGGCACTAAAGCGGTATTACGACGAACCTGACCCGAAAACATTAGAGTTGCTGGAAAACGCCTGAAACGTAGGCTCATATTCAGACGCTTATGGAGTGACACCCCAGTCGTTGGCTTAGTCGCTATCAGTTGGAATCGTGTGCCGGTAATGTCGAGGGCGTAACTTGAACAGAGAAATGAACAGTATGTCGAATTGCTTCGGAGGAAACTGTTTGATACCCACTGTAGAAAGTGCAGGGATTTATTCAATAGCTGAACTACCGGTTACTCATTGGGTCCGACTATTTCGATTTTAATTCCTTCTGGAACTTCACAGTAGAGAGCATAGTAGTCGCCAGCGTATGGGTGCTGGTCTTCATACAGAACTCTCGAGTCTGCTCGTTCACGGATGTCCGTAGTCAATTTATTGACTTGTTCGCGAGATTCGGCGTGGAACTCGAGGTGATTCAGGCCAGACGCCAGTCGATCAAACGGATGGTCGGAGTTGCCTGCCTCTTTGACCACGATGTAGGTTGGACCGTTACTCCAAGACCGGCCACTGTTCCACTCGTTTTTCCGTTCGTAGCCGAACTCGTCCAGAAACCATCCCCAAAAGTCGACCGACGCCGCTAAATCAGCGGTACAGAGTTCGACGTGGTGTAGATGGCCAGCGTAGTCAGGGTCTGCGTGATCGGGGTCCATAGATCCAAACTATGCGAAACCATCAAAAATCACCGACTAGAGGCGACTAGTTCGTATGCGAATTAAACAGTAGGCTTCTGGTGGATGATAAGTGATGTAACCCAATCAAGTGGTGTAACAGACGAAAATATATCTATAGTGAATTGAACACTAGATCTGGAATGAAAGCAAATCATCCTAAAACAGCGCAAGAAATGTTTGATGACTTAGCAGGAGTCGAAGAAGGAGGGAGCATTTACACCCTTCGTCGATCTGAGCCGTTCTCTGTTGAGTATATTGAACGTATTTCTCGAAGTAGTAAAACAGATTCGAATGAATCTAAGAATAGCACACGGGTATATTTGTCTTCAAAACGTGGAAAGAAATATCGTATGGTTGTTGATTGCACAGATGGCCGATGTGCTATGGAACACAGTCCTAACGATGATTGGGAGACATATTCGGATGATCTGTCTGGATTTCGATATCGCTCCCCAAACCATCCAGAACAAGGAAAGAATTGGAAATACGAGTGATATAATCTTTAGTGGAGGGAGGTTTCGACCGCACACTATGTGTCTTACCCGTACTAACTGTGAAGGATCTAAATACCTCTCCTTGAGAATTTAGAAGGAGGGAATATTATACAAGATACATCTAAACTGCACAAGTTAACCAACAGTTCCTAAGATACTACGCTATCGTTAGTTAAGATTGCCTTCCTGCTTACCGAGATCCGCCCGGTTCCGGTCCATATCGGGGTGCTTTACAGCGCTGGCATTCCCAGAATGACTGTCCATCCCACTCATCATCAAGGACTTCTTCGAACTTGAGGAACCGATGCTGCGTCTCGCAACTGCATGCACGACACTCGAGATGTGTCCTATTTGGACGTTCACAGCGATTATCCGAGGTTGAGGACTCCGAGTCAGATCGACGGAGAGCCATCGCTGGCACGAGCCAGACATCGTCATTTGCGTCCTCGAGGATTGTCACAAGATCATCATCAGTCCAGATTGGACTCCCACTCTCATCATAGAAGTACGTCGCGTGTTCGTCGCCGTGATGGGACGCTCCCCACACTGTCCGCTCACGAGCCGTCGAGAGCAGTTGTGTACCACTCTCAGACGTGACTTGAATCGCCGATGGAAGTGAGGACCACTGGTCGGCAAGCTGTGTTGCAGGCGCTGTCTCGAGATCGTAGATCATCTGGCACTCATCGATTGCAGGATCAGAATTCGCGTTCGCGAGGAGAGTAGCCGCTGCAGAACCTTTTGCCACAGCGCCGTAGAATGTCGACGCCTCGACGAGAGCGAAGATCATATGGAGAAGATCGGATTCCACATCCACAGTATTCTGATCATCTGAAGTTGCCTCGAGATGGTTCGTGAGACAGAATCGGCACTTCGACTGGCCGGGAGGAATCGATGTGCCACAGGAGCACTCGGACGTAGTCGCTGCTGTGGTATCAGGATACCCGTCTGTATCGACGCCGTCCACGCGTTGACAGCGTGTCCCTTCGTCGCGACGACTGGAGAGTCTCTCGTCGGGGACGTATGTTGCCTCACCGAGCGGCCGAAGCGCTTCATAATCTGTGTAATGGTCAGTCATAGTATTGTCTGGAAAACCCATGCTTCGCCTTCGAATTTAAACTACAGCCTCGATAGCAATTCTTCAGAGGTATGGAAATCCGGTGTTGTCGAGATCCTATTTGTCATATCCATCTTAGCGTGAAATGCACGCTCACTACAGATGCAAATCGAACGCTAGTACTTCTATCATCTATTGGTGATATTGCTAGACCGGTGCTGAATATACAGTGATCTTACTCAGTAGGGTATTCCCAGATGAACAGTGGAATTGAAAAGTCGAAATATTGCTCTAATACCGCTTGTACATCGTTCTCAGTTCTACCGAGTGTAGGGAGACCCATGTAAGATGGTATCAGCAGTACGCCTGCATCGGCGGTGCGTACAGAGGTTATACCTCATCGGTTTGAACAGTTACCGTGGTTCCGATCAGTCTGTGGAAAACTGATAAATACGGGTCGCTTATTACGCAGGTCTGCTTTCGGAAAGTTCGACTAGTGGCACCAACATCTCAGACGGATCGCCGAGATCAAACTGGACAGCGCGGAGTTCATCGAGCAATCGTGGGAAGATCACGCTGCGTTGCTCGATTGCAATCCGCTTAATATCCCATGATGGCTGCTCCAGAACCCGAATATGCCACCGCTCCAGCCCATGCTTTTCACACAGGTGGATACAGTGATCAGTGAAATATGCTTCATCACCATCCTCAGTAAGAATCAGAAGATGGAGTTCCCACGTATCGAAGTCCTCTGATCCAGTCTCGTTCACCCAGGTCGAAATATCCACCTCTGCAGCGTCCGTTACCGTCCGGCCAGATCGAACAGCAAGTCCCTCACTGTCCACATAGTCTTCCAAATACGCCTTGATATGGTCTCCGACCAGCTCAAAGTCCTGCTCCGGTGGCAGCCCAAGGATCGACCGAATCTCTGCACGCTCCTCCGGTGAGATATCAGACTGTGTCGTAATAATCGAGAACAGTTCTTCCGCCTCTGACTCAGGTAACTCCGTCTTCTCCAGTTGATCGGGATCCGGTCTGAAATCGTCCGGTCCAAGCGTCCCCGACTGGTCCGTGTAAATGATCCCGAGTGCTTTGAACGACTGGATCGTTGACCACGAAATCTCATCACCATCTCTCAGCCCATGTTTCCAGACAATCGGATTCCCTTCGTGTTTAATCTTGTACGTGATATTCCCAGCACCGGAAGGACGTGCCAGAATATAGTACCCATCCCCATCCACGTATTTATTGATCGTCGGCATGTCTCTACAGTATCACCAGATTTGAAATGTATCGTCTTGAGAGTATCGTCCATGCAAACCACGAAGCACGATAGCAGAGGAATCGGAACTGCACCGCATAAAACCGTCGTAGATGTAGTGATCGGATGGTTCACTGTTTTCGGCCTGGACAAACGGAGTCGTCGTGCTGCACCAAGCCTCTGTATCTTGCAGGCGGTTCTTGATAGGAGCGGATAGATTTTGACCCGAACTGGTATGTGAGTCTGCTGTACTTACCGCAGACGAGACAAGCCTACCACCTTCGATAGATCTCAACAGAGACGAAAATCCCACAATGGTGCCGTTACACACCTAATTCGTCTAGCGCATCCCGATGGGTCCGCACTGTTGCTGCTGAGACGTTTGCAGCCTCCGCGAGGGCCGACTGTGTGAGATACCACCTGTCTTTACAGGCCGCTTTGTACAGACAGGCAGCAGCGAATCCAGACGGACGAACACCCGTCGTAATACCTGCTGAGTCCGCCCGTTC
This region includes:
- a CDS encoding DUF1810 domain-containing protein; protein product: MTEYEDPYNLHRFVEAQDSVIEDVKEELRSGHKRTHWMWYVFPQIEGLGRSQMAQRYAISSRDEAEAYLAHPKLGPRLRECTEIVNNVEGRSANDIFGSPDDLKFRSSMTLFDMVADNPAPFRTALKRYYDEPDPKTLELLENA
- a CDS encoding HFX_2341 family transcriptional regulator domain-containing protein, with protein sequence MNIVDRVQIAPLGYEKARVKEPIYQFNADKVVLIRQDSSTDYETDYQRDLISELEDNDRIELDTLECDFFDLESSLRVLTSAIREHEDHDVYVNASTGSKITAIAAVIACQNLGATPFYVRPEYRNDDGHLEPPEEPLVSEVGEITDIPVFSLQSPSMNQLLVLSYLAEEDGATKKELIEFGKSQEFDFIVNSKTTSEEGLYKLLETHIIDPLQSKSFISVKKDGRTKRVYLADHGKEALQIFQPE
- a CDS encoding biosurfactant protein 1, which encodes MTDHYTDYEALRPLGEATYVPDERLSSRRDEGTRCQRVDGVDTDGYPDTTAATTSECSCGTSIPPGQSKCRFCLTNHLEATSDDQNTVDVESDLLHMIFALVEASTFYGAVAKGSAAATLLANANSDPAIDECQMIYDLETAPATQLADQWSSLPSAIQVTSESGTQLLSTARERTVWGASHHGDEHATYFYDESGSPIWTDDDLVTILEDANDDVWLVPAMALRRSDSESSTSDNRCERPNRTHLECRACSCETQHRFLKFEEVLDDEWDGQSFWECQRCKAPRYGPEPGGSR
- a CDS encoding VOC family protein; translation: MDPDHADPDYAGHLHHVELCTADLAASVDFWGWFLDEFGYERKNEWNSGRSWSNGPTYIVVKEAGNSDHPFDRLASGLNHLEFHAESREQVNKLTTDIRERADSRVLYEDQHPYAGDYYALYCEVPEGIKIEIVGPNE